The genomic DNA CGCCTCGACGGTGGCGTTGATCTTGTCGGTCTCGAACTCGAGGATCGGCTGACCCTTGGTCACCGTGGCCCCGTCCTCCACGAGCCAACTGCTGACGATGCCTTCTTCCATCGTCATGCCCATCAGGGGCATGAGGACCGGGGTGGCCACGGCTGGGTCCTTTCGTTGAGGCTGGGGCTAGCGGGAGCCTTGCAGCGACTCTCGAACGGCCGCGGCGATCCGCTCCGGGTCGGGGATGGCGCCCTTTTCGAGCGGCTCCGAGAACGGAATGGGCGAGTGCGACCCGGCCACGCGCAGCACGGGCGCGTCCAGGTCGTCGAACCCGTGCTCCTGGATCTGGGAAGCGATCTCGGCGCCAAAGCCGCCGAAGCGCGCCGCCTCGTAGACCACGACGGCGTGATTCGTCTTGTGGACGGAGGCCAGGATGGTGTCCACGTCGAGGGGATAGAGCGTGCGGACGTCGACGACTTCGACATCGATGCCTTCGCCGGCCAGCTGCTCGGCGGCCTCCAGCGCGTAGTGCACCTGGCGGGCGTAGGTCACGACGCTGACGTCGCTGCCCTCGCGTTTCACGTCGGCCATACCCAGCGGAATGGTGTATTCATCCTCGGGCACGGGGCCGCGCATGGAGTAGATGGCCTTGTGCTCGAAGAATATGACCACGTTGTCCTCGCGGATGGACGACTTCAGCAGGCCCTTGGCGTCGTGGGGCGACGAGCAGGTGACCACCTTGAGCCCGGGCACGTGCGCGAACCAGGCTTCGAGGCTCTGGGTGTGCTGCGCCGCGTTGCCGGTGCCGGCGCCGAAGGGCGCGCGGTAGGTGATGGGCAGCTTGGCGGCGCCGCCGAACATATAGCGGTTCTTGGCGGCCTGGTTGACGATCTGGTCCATGGCGATGCCCATGAAGTCCGAGTACATAAACTCGGCCACGGGCCGGCAGCCGGTCACGGCGGCGCCGACCGCCGCCCCGCCGATGGCCGCCTCGGAAATGGGCGTGTCGATGATTCGCGCCTCGCCCCACTTCTCGAGCAGGCCGGCGGTCACGTTGTAGGCCCCGCCCCAGATACCCACTTCCTCGCCCATGACGAAGACGTTGGGGTCGCGGGCCATCTCTTCGTCCAGGGCCTCGTGCAGCGCCTGGCTCATGAAAATCTGGCGGGTGGCGGCTCCGGCCGGGGCGTCGGGTGCGCTTGTGACAGCCATGGCTAGACGTACACGTCCTGCTCGATGGCGTCCAGCGTGGGCCAGGGGCTGGCCTCGGCGAACTCCTCGGCCTGCGTGATCGCTTCCTCGACCTCGCCGTCGATCGCTTGCATCTCGTCCTCGGTCAGGGCCTTGGCCTCGAGGACCGCCCGCTTGAAGCGCTCGATGGGATCCTGCGCGATCCACTTGGCGATTTCTTCCTCGTCGCGGTAGCCCTTCGAGTCGTGGATCGTGTGGCCTTTCTGGC from Chloroflexota bacterium includes the following:
- a CDS encoding alpha-ketoacid dehydrogenase subunit beta gives rise to the protein MAVTSAPDAPAGAATRQIFMSQALHEALDEEMARDPNVFVMGEEVGIWGGAYNVTAGLLEKWGEARIIDTPISEAAIGGAAVGAAVTGCRPVAEFMYSDFMGIAMDQIVNQAAKNRYMFGGAAKLPITYRAPFGAGTGNAAQHTQSLEAWFAHVPGLKVVTCSSPHDAKGLLKSSIREDNVVIFFEHKAIYSMRGPVPEDEYTIPLGMADVKREGSDVSVVTYARQVHYALEAAEQLAGEGIDVEVVDVRTLYPLDVDTILASVHKTNHAVVVYEAARFGGFGAEIASQIQEHGFDDLDAPVLRVAGSHSPIPFSEPLEKGAIPDPERIAAAVRESLQGSR